A genomic region of Drosophila kikkawai strain 14028-0561.14 chromosome X, DkikHiC1v2, whole genome shotgun sequence contains the following coding sequences:
- the LOC108078981 gene encoding clumping factor A, with amino-acid sequence MQSKMTGHGAGSSKRAGTSRVQPHVQLNPEVQVLANLGEEHMSVSNSSCSTSSSSNFGEADSDGEAEVDSHSEPEAGSTMGAAAGGRHMYSPLDGGSDSDSELELDDAELFCEEALALLAHEIVCCDCDSDVESEEDGEEESESEIESADGDNLSHSTYQLMFSEEDEEEDESVGNGKKDECPFVVESVLLLEEDQESEEKSDPTSGDSLGNAQ; translated from the exons ATGCAATCGAAAATGACTGGCCATGGAGCTGGCAGCTCCAAGCGGGCAGGAACCTCCCGAGTCCAGCCGCACGTGCAGCTAAATCCGGAGGTGCAAGTGCTGGCCAATCTCGGCGAGGAGCACATGTCGGTGAGCAATAGCAgctgcagcaccagcagcagcagcaatttcGGGGAAGCGGACAGCGATGGCGAGGCCGAAG TCGATAGCCACTCGGAACCGGAGGCCGGATCAACCATGGGAGCCGCCGCCGGCGGCAGGCACATGTACAGCCCGCTGGACGGGGgctcggactcggactcggaacTCGAACTGGACGACGCCGAGCTGTTTTGCGAGGAGGCCCTCGCCCTGTTGGCCCACGAGATTGTCTGCTGCGACTGCGACAGCGACGTTGAGTCGGAGGAGGACGGCGAGGAGGAGTCCGAGTCGGAGATAGAGTCCGCTGATGGAGACAATCTGTCTCACAGTACCTACCAGCTGATGTTCAgcgaggaggacgaggaggaggatgaatCAGTGGGCAATGGAAAGAAGGATGAGTGTCCGTTTGTGGTCGAGTCGGTTCTTTTGCTGGAAGAGGATCAGGAGAGCGAGGAGAAGTCCGATCCCACTTCAGGGGATAGTCTAGGGAATGCTCAATAA
- the LOC108078982 gene encoding chondroadherin, whose translation MCNSWLLLIIALSVVVCLWNSQQTETSKSCPAECICLSQTQVLCNTGGLEQIPLRQLPATVENLALTKNNFPIIKPDSFAGLRALKKLSLDGNNITRIKQFAFRGLPRLKELSIQYTPLQTVAQFAFAGLQNLSTILLSHNQIQRIEGNAFAGTSNIKLILLTNNPLIRIDSSAFSSLTNVGHLILPSGIRSIEQDAFFGMDTVGLLKLAYMDLKEVAPFTFRGLSNVLLLTLQESDLGVICADAFTGLTQVETLQVLNNKIDSIEELNFTSTAAIKHLKFFGNHVLETPDPNSIIVDGVEHLQLVSNHFPCGCHIHTLLDGPLAEGAHNLSDFLQKNYCISPLEVNGRVMSELDIDSIGRCSDQLTKGNLGSSAASLALGLNSMLLIAVASCAEWRHVRLLANRLAQLLGHVSWRRRRKRRKGN comes from the exons ATGTGCAATTCCTGGCTGCTGCTCATAATTGCGCTCTCCGTTGTCGTCTGCCTGTGGAACTCGCAACAAACCGAAACATCCAAATCATGCCCAGCCGAGTGCATCTGCTTGTCCCAGACTCAA GTGCTGTGTAACACCGGTGGCCTTGAGCAGATCCCGCTGCGCCAGCTGCCGGCAACGGTGGAGAACCTGGCGCTGACCAAGAACAACTTTCCCATCATCAAGCCGGACTCGTTTGCCGGCTTGCGGGCGCTCAAGAAGCTGTCGCTGGACGGGAACAACATTACGCGCATCAAGCAGTTCGCCTTCCGTGGACTGCCGCGGCTGAAGGAGCTGTCCATCCAGTACACACCGCTGCAGACAGTGGCCCAGTTTGCATTCGCCGGCCTGCAGAATTTGTCCACCATCCTGCTGAGCCACAACCAGATCCAGCGGATCGAGGGCAATGCCTTCGCGGGCACCTCGAACATTAAGCTGATCCTGCTGACCAACAACCCGCTGATCCGCATCGACAGCTCGGCCTTCTCCAGCCTGACCAACGTGGGCCATCTGATCCTGCCCTCGGGCATTCGCAGCATCGAGCAGGACGCCTTCTTTGGCATGGATACTGTGGGCCTGCTGAAGCTCGCCTACATGGACCTCAAGGAGGTGGCGCCATTCACCTTCCGCGGTCTGTCCAATGTCCTGCTGCTGACGCTGCAGGAATCCGATCTGGGCGTGATCTGTGCGGATGCCTTCACCGGCCTGACCCAGGTGGAGACGCTGCAGGTGCTCAACAACAAGATCGACTCGATCGAGGAGCTGAACTTCACCAGCACAGCGGCCATCAAGCACTTGAAGTTCTTTGGCAATCATGTCCTGGAGACGCCCGACCCGAACTCCATCATTGTGGACGGGGTGGAGCATCTGCAGCTGGTGAGCAACCACTTCCCCTGCGGCTGCCACATCCACACGCTGCTGGACGGGCCGCTGGCCGAGGGCGCCCACAACCTGAGCGACTTCCTGCAAAAGAACTACTGCATCTCGCCGCTGGAGGTCAACGGTCGGGTGATGTCCGAGCTGGACATTGACTCCATTGGCCGCTGCTCTGATCAGTTGACCAAGGGCAATCTGGGCAGCTCGGCGGCATCTCTGGCGCTGGGCCTTAACTCGATGCTGTTGATAGCGGTGGCCAGTTGTGCGGAGTGGCGTCATGTGAGGCTCCTGGCCAACCGGCTGGCCCAGCTCCTGGGACATGTGTCATGGCGGCGTCGTCGGAAACGGCGGAAGGGCAACTAG